A stretch of Halomonas elongata DSM 2581 DNA encodes these proteins:
- the moaE gene encoding molybdopterin synthase catalytic subunit MoaE — MIRVQQQAFDAGDEQRDLLAGRHDIGAVVGFTGLVRDFNERPEVQALSLEHYPGMTESALTEIVAEAEARWPLQDVRLVHRVGRLEPGDPIVLVLVASAHRRAAFEACDFIMDYLKTRAPFWKKEHTASGDYWVAERETDHRDARRWETSS; from the coding sequence ATGATCCGCGTACAACAACAAGCTTTCGATGCGGGTGATGAGCAGAGGGACCTGCTGGCCGGACGGCACGATATCGGTGCGGTGGTCGGCTTCACGGGACTGGTGCGAGATTTCAACGAGCGCCCCGAAGTCCAGGCGCTGAGCCTCGAGCATTATCCGGGCATGACCGAGTCCGCATTGACCGAGATCGTCGCCGAGGCCGAGGCTCGCTGGCCGTTGCAGGACGTGCGACTGGTGCATCGTGTGGGGCGCCTCGAACCGGGAGATCCCATTGTCCTGGTACTGGTGGCCAGCGCACACCGACGCGCGGCCTTCGAAGCCTGCGATTTCATCATGGACTATCTCAAGACGCGCGCCCCTTTCTGGAAAAAGGAACACACCGCCAGTGGCGATTACTGGGTCGCCGAACGCGAGACCGACCATCGAGACGCCCGACGCTGGGAGACATCATCATGA
- a CDS encoding cupin domain-containing protein codes for MEEGFDVGARLRQLRQERQLSQRELAKRAQVTNSTISLIEQNSVSPSVSSLKKILDALPVSITAFFAGEEPSHPRPFYRAEELTEIGDGVLSWRLVAARRPDRRMSVLHERYPPGADSGEDMLEHDGEEGGVVISGHIEITVNGEVAVLSAGDAYYFDSRLPHRFRNAGDTECVIVSANTPPSFSDGGEVLHHGQSGAEG; via the coding sequence ATGGAAGAAGGATTCGATGTCGGAGCGCGTCTGCGCCAGCTCCGACAGGAACGACAGCTCTCGCAGCGCGAACTCGCCAAGCGCGCCCAGGTCACCAACAGCACCATCTCGCTGATCGAGCAGAACAGCGTCAGCCCCTCGGTCAGCTCGCTGAAGAAAATACTCGACGCCTTGCCGGTATCGATCACCGCCTTCTTCGCCGGGGAGGAACCCAGCCATCCTCGCCCCTTCTACCGGGCCGAGGAACTCACCGAGATCGGCGATGGCGTACTCTCGTGGCGCCTGGTGGCGGCACGCCGCCCCGATCGACGCATGTCGGTACTCCATGAGCGCTACCCGCCCGGCGCCGACAGCGGCGAGGACATGCTCGAGCACGACGGCGAAGAAGGCGGCGTGGTCATCTCCGGCCACATCGAAATCACGGTCAATGGCGAGGTCGCGGTCCTCTCGGCCGGCGATGCCTACTACTTCGACTCCCGGCTCCCCCACCGCTTCCGCAATGCCGGCGACACCGAATGCGTGATCGTCAGCGCCAACACCCCGCCCTCCTTCTCGGATGGCGGCGAGGTACTGCACCACGGGCAGAGCGGCGCCGAGGGCTGA
- the moaC gene encoding cyclic pyranopterin monophosphate synthase MoaC, with protein sequence MTLTHLNARGEARMVDVADKPESRREACASGVIHMRQATLQLLAEGNLPKGDVLATARIAAIQAAKRTHELIPLCHALPLSKVEVDFQLDEAGGGVHVTARCRLNGRTGVEMEALTAVSVACLTLYDMCKAVDKDMEIGAIHLDEKSGGASGDYRRAAPVEASPIVTGEGASGEVSLGVRCDLGEPCVRVKCLAELRERLGVGEVAVPFERLESADINGLKAVLKDMDARFAGLDEGRVLCAVNQVMAGGATPLTADDEVAFFPPVTGG encoded by the coding sequence ATGACCCTGACCCATCTCAACGCACGCGGCGAGGCCCGCATGGTCGATGTGGCCGACAAGCCCGAGAGTCGCCGGGAGGCCTGTGCCTCCGGCGTCATCCATATGCGGCAGGCAACATTGCAGTTGCTGGCCGAGGGCAACCTGCCCAAGGGCGATGTTCTGGCCACGGCGCGTATCGCCGCCATTCAGGCCGCCAAGCGCACCCATGAGCTGATCCCTCTGTGTCATGCGCTGCCCTTGTCCAAGGTCGAGGTCGACTTCCAGCTCGACGAAGCGGGAGGCGGGGTGCATGTCACCGCGCGCTGTCGGCTGAACGGTCGCACGGGCGTCGAGATGGAAGCGTTGACGGCGGTATCCGTGGCCTGCCTGACGCTCTACGATATGTGCAAGGCGGTGGACAAGGACATGGAAATCGGCGCCATCCACCTGGACGAGAAGAGTGGCGGTGCTTCCGGCGATTACCGTCGTGCGGCACCGGTCGAAGCTTCGCCTATCGTCACGGGGGAGGGTGCCAGCGGTGAAGTGTCCCTGGGCGTGCGCTGCGATCTGGGCGAGCCCTGCGTGCGCGTCAAGTGTCTGGCGGAGCTACGCGAGCGTCTCGGTGTCGGAGAAGTAGCGGTGCCCTTCGAACGGCTCGAGAGCGCCGACATCAATGGTCTCAAGGCGGTGCTGAAAGACATGGATGCGCGTTTTGCCGGACTCGACGAGGGGCGCGTACTGTGTGCCGTCAACCAGGTCATGGCGGGAGGCGCCACGCCGTTGACCGCCGATGACGAAGTGGCCTTCTTTCCCCCGGTTACCGGAGGCTGA
- the mobA gene encoding molybdenum cofactor guanylyltransferase MobA, with the protein MIRRDDLTGLVLAGGRGSRMGGRDKGLELFLGRPLAAHAGDVLRDHVSELLITANRHHEDYASLADRVVADIEAGYQGPLMGLYSGLRAARTPWLVVVPCDTPALPPSLVDRLVAGIGEADIAVAHDGHRAHPVVALVRVALADDLAHCLVEGVRKVETWQARHERVWVDVSDCPEAFANLNTDAERQRLAHELGREAASP; encoded by the coding sequence ATGATCCGTCGCGACGACCTGACCGGCCTGGTGCTGGCCGGTGGTCGGGGAAGCCGCATGGGGGGACGCGACAAGGGCCTCGAGCTCTTTCTTGGTCGCCCCCTGGCTGCCCATGCCGGCGACGTGCTGCGTGACCACGTGAGCGAGCTGTTGATCACCGCCAATCGGCATCATGAGGACTATGCCTCGCTGGCCGACCGGGTCGTCGCTGATATCGAAGCCGGGTATCAGGGGCCGCTGATGGGCCTCTACAGTGGCCTGCGTGCCGCCCGCACTCCCTGGTTGGTAGTCGTGCCGTGCGATACGCCGGCTTTGCCGCCTTCGCTGGTCGACCGCCTGGTCGCCGGTATCGGCGAGGCCGACATTGCCGTCGCCCATGATGGACATCGTGCCCATCCGGTGGTGGCCCTGGTGCGTGTTGCCCTGGCCGATGACCTGGCGCATTGCCTGGTCGAGGGCGTGCGCAAGGTCGAAACCTGGCAGGCGCGGCATGAGCGCGTCTGGGTCGATGTTTCCGACTGCCCCGAGGCCTTCGCCAATCTCAACACCGATGCCGAGCGGCAGCGTCTGGCACATGAGCTCGGCAGGGAGGCGGCATCGCCATGA
- a CDS encoding carbohydrate ABC transporter permease: protein MNKVYNNRAWWLILPMLLLVAFSAIIPLMTVVNYSVQDVFDAQTRYFTGTEWFVQMLNDPVLQSALLRQFAFSLTILAIEVPLGIGIALLMPKRGWRASAVLILVTLPLLIPWNVVGSIWQLFTRGDIGLMGWSLRELGYGYNITSSPLDAWVTIIIMDVWHWTPLIALLCYSGLRAIPEAYYQAARIDRASRWSVFRYIQLPKLTNVLVIGILLRFMHSFMIYAEPFVLTGGGPGSSTTFLSQSLAIMATGQFDVGPSAAFSLIYFLIILLVSWVFYTAIMNMQKDKQSGEA, encoded by the coding sequence ATGAACAAGGTCTATAACAACCGGGCCTGGTGGCTGATCCTGCCGATGCTGCTGCTGGTGGCCTTCTCGGCGATCATCCCGCTGATGACGGTGGTGAACTATTCGGTACAGGACGTCTTCGATGCCCAGACCCGTTATTTCACCGGCACGGAATGGTTCGTGCAGATGCTCAACGACCCGGTGCTGCAGTCCGCGCTGCTGCGCCAGTTCGCGTTTTCGCTGACCATCCTGGCCATCGAGGTGCCGCTCGGCATCGGCATCGCCTTGTTGATGCCCAAGCGGGGCTGGCGGGCCTCGGCGGTGCTGATCCTGGTGACCCTGCCGCTGCTGATTCCCTGGAACGTGGTGGGCAGCATCTGGCAGCTCTTCACGCGCGGCGACATCGGGCTGATGGGCTGGAGCCTGCGTGAGCTCGGTTACGGCTACAACATCACCAGCAGTCCGCTGGATGCCTGGGTGACCATCATCATCATGGATGTCTGGCACTGGACGCCATTGATCGCGCTGTTGTGCTACAGCGGCCTGAGGGCGATTCCCGAGGCCTACTATCAGGCGGCGCGGATCGACCGGGCCTCACGCTGGTCAGTGTTCCGCTACATCCAGCTGCCCAAGCTGACCAATGTGCTGGTGATCGGCATCCTGCTGCGGTTCATGCATTCCTTCATGATCTATGCCGAGCCATTCGTGCTCACCGGCGGCGGCCCCGGCAGCTCGACCACCTTTCTCAGCCAGTCGTTGGCGATCATGGCGACCGGCCAGTTCGATGTCGGACCCTCGGCGGCCTTCTCGCTGATCTACTTCCTGATCATCCTGCTGGTCAGTTGGGTCTTCTACACCGCGATCATGAACATGCAGAAAGACAAACAGAGTGGGGAGGCCTGA
- a CDS encoding glycerol-3-phosphate dehydrogenase/oxidase — MQLRDDNLRRLDEKVFDVLIVGGGINGASAAAALSGKGVDVALIDRGDFAGGTSMHSSNLVWGGIKYMESGEFSLVRKLCKSRNHLLENYPSAVREIRFLTTIERGFRHHPLVPWLGTWLYWLMGSGFTRLPHYLRPAALKAREPVIETGNALGGFEYSDAYLHDNDARFVFNFVRSALDYGAVAANYVESLGAHREGDLWVVRVHDRIAGKTFDVRSRVLINAAGPWVDEHNQLTHQTTEHRHVFSKGIHLIVPRLTESRRILAFFDDDGRLFFVIPMGPRTCIGTTDTRVDSPEVEVTDEDVSFVLDNINKRLALTTPLNELDVIATRCGVRPLAVKPNGGGDRDFLNLSRKHAIDVDESGRHLSIFGGKLTDCLNVGEEVVATVQRLGIEVAYPDYRWYGEPPASVRDAFLHRAHLMGLDELTDEQAIEPLSTRLWRRYGLKALDLLEAIHRDPRQGERLIEGADYLRCEFELIRRREMVTRLEDFLRRRSKVEQVVPRAMLRDSPGLEEACTILFGEEAQQRLAEYWSAERGEIEADSVRGKLPS; from the coding sequence ATGCAACTTCGTGATGACAATCTTCGCCGGCTGGATGAGAAAGTCTTCGATGTACTGATCGTCGGCGGCGGCATCAATGGTGCCTCGGCGGCCGCGGCGCTCAGCGGCAAGGGCGTCGATGTAGCGCTTATCGATCGCGGCGATTTCGCCGGTGGGACCAGCATGCATTCCTCCAATCTGGTGTGGGGAGGCATCAAGTACATGGAGAGCGGGGAGTTTTCCCTGGTGCGCAAGCTCTGCAAGAGCCGCAACCATCTGCTCGAGAACTATCCTTCCGCGGTACGCGAGATTCGCTTTCTGACGACCATCGAACGGGGCTTTCGTCACCATCCCCTGGTGCCCTGGCTCGGTACCTGGCTCTACTGGCTGATGGGCAGTGGCTTCACGCGCCTGCCGCATTACCTGCGCCCCGCGGCCCTCAAGGCCCGGGAGCCGGTCATTGAGACCGGAAATGCCCTGGGGGGATTCGAATATTCCGACGCCTATCTGCATGACAACGATGCGCGCTTCGTCTTCAACTTCGTGCGCAGCGCCCTGGATTATGGCGCCGTGGCTGCCAACTATGTCGAGTCGCTGGGCGCTCATCGAGAGGGCGATCTCTGGGTCGTGCGGGTGCATGACCGCATCGCTGGCAAGACCTTCGACGTACGCTCGCGGGTGCTGATCAATGCGGCCGGCCCCTGGGTCGACGAGCACAATCAGTTGACGCACCAGACCACCGAGCATCGTCACGTCTTTTCCAAGGGCATTCACCTGATCGTGCCCCGGCTGACCGAGAGTCGGCGGATCCTGGCCTTCTTCGACGACGATGGCCGCTTGTTCTTCGTCATTCCCATGGGGCCCCGCACCTGCATCGGGACGACCGACACCCGGGTCGACAGCCCCGAGGTCGAGGTCACCGACGAAGACGTGAGTTTCGTGCTCGACAACATCAACAAGCGATTGGCGCTGACGACGCCGCTGAACGAGCTGGATGTCATTGCCACCCGGTGCGGCGTGCGGCCATTGGCCGTCAAGCCGAATGGGGGAGGCGACCGCGACTTTCTCAATCTATCGCGCAAGCATGCCATCGACGTCGATGAGTCGGGGCGGCACCTGAGCATCTTCGGTGGCAAGCTCACCGATTGCTTGAACGTCGGCGAGGAGGTCGTGGCGACGGTGCAGCGGCTGGGTATCGAAGTGGCGTATCCCGACTATCGCTGGTATGGCGAGCCGCCGGCCTCGGTACGCGATGCTTTCCTGCATCGGGCGCACCTGATGGGGCTCGACGAGCTTACCGACGAACAGGCCATCGAACCCTTGAGCACGCGCCTGTGGCGACGCTACGGCCTGAAGGCCCTGGATCTGCTCGAGGCGATTCATCGGGATCCGCGCCAGGGCGAACGACTCATCGAGGGTGCCGACTATCTGCGTTGCGAGTTCGAGTTGATTCGGCGGCGTGAAATGGTCACGCGCCTCGAGGACTTCCTGAGACGGCGTTCCAAGGTCGAGCAGGTGGTGCCCCGGGCCATGCTGCGTGACTCGCCGGGCCTCGAGGAAGCCTGCACGATCCTGTTCGGCGAGGAGGCACAGCAGCGGTTGGCGGAGTACTGGTCGGCCGAGAGGGGAGAGATCGAAGCCGACTCCGTCCGCGGCAAGCTGCCCTCTTAA
- a CDS encoding uracil-xanthine permease family protein, which produces MTDDTTAPAMPTDTPLRTLLVGAQMLFVAFGALVLVPLLTGLDPNVALFTAGVGTLVFHAVTGASVPVFLASSFAFIAPIQSSVESFGIPATLGGMLAAGLVYVLISQLVRLKGTAWLHRLLPPVVVGPVIMVIGLALAPVAVDMATGQTSETIGYGRAITLSMASLLVTLVLAVFGRGLIRLVPIMGGIVTGYALSMMMGVVDFTPVREASWLALPEFTAPTFHWAAVLFMIPVAIAPAVEHIGDMVAIGSVTRRHYLEKPGLHRTLLGDGLATCTAALFGGPPNTTYSEVTGAVTLTRAFNPRIMLVTAAIAIVLSFLGKLGAVLQTIPAPVMGGIMTLLFGSIAVVGMNTLVRAGSALTASRNLVVVSLILVFGIGGMQFGDGQFTLQGVSLAALVGIGLNWVLPPEPEA; this is translated from the coding sequence ATGACCGACGATACGACGGCCCCGGCCATGCCGACCGATACCCCGCTGCGCACCTTGCTGGTGGGCGCGCAGATGCTTTTCGTGGCCTTTGGTGCCCTGGTGCTGGTGCCGCTGCTCACCGGTCTGGATCCGAATGTGGCGTTGTTCACTGCCGGTGTCGGCACCCTGGTCTTTCATGCTGTCACGGGTGCCAGCGTGCCGGTCTTCCTGGCGTCATCCTTCGCCTTCATCGCACCCATCCAGAGTTCTGTGGAAAGCTTCGGCATTCCCGCCACCCTGGGCGGCATGCTGGCGGCCGGTCTGGTCTATGTCCTCATTTCCCAACTGGTGAGGCTCAAGGGCACCGCCTGGCTGCATCGGCTGCTCCCGCCGGTGGTGGTCGGGCCGGTGATCATGGTCATCGGCCTGGCGCTGGCGCCGGTGGCGGTCGACATGGCGACCGGTCAGACCAGTGAAACCATCGGCTACGGGCGTGCCATCACCCTGTCCATGGCGAGCCTGCTGGTGACCCTGGTGCTGGCGGTCTTCGGCCGTGGCCTGATCCGCCTGGTACCGATCATGGGCGGCATCGTGACCGGCTATGCGCTGTCGATGATGATGGGCGTGGTGGATTTCACGCCGGTTCGCGAGGCGTCCTGGCTGGCGCTGCCCGAGTTCACGGCGCCGACCTTCCACTGGGCGGCGGTGCTGTTCATGATTCCGGTGGCCATTGCGCCGGCGGTGGAGCACATCGGCGACATGGTCGCCATTGGTTCGGTGACGCGCCGCCATTATCTCGAAAAGCCGGGTCTGCATCGCACCCTGCTGGGCGATGGCCTGGCGACCTGCACGGCGGCGCTGTTCGGGGGGCCGCCCAACACTACCTATTCCGAAGTGACCGGTGCCGTCACCCTGACGCGGGCCTTCAATCCGCGCATCATGCTGGTCACCGCTGCCATCGCCATCGTGCTGTCCTTCCTCGGCAAGCTGGGAGCCGTGTTGCAGACCATTCCGGCGCCGGTGATGGGGGGCATCATGACGCTGCTGTTCGGTTCCATCGCCGTGGTGGGCATGAATACCCTGGTGCGGGCGGGCAGCGCCTTGACCGCTTCGCGTAACCTGGTGGTGGTGTCGTTGATCCTGGTGTTCGGCATCGGCGGCATGCAATTCGGCGATGGTCAGTTCACCCTGCAGGGCGTGAGCCTCGCGGCGCTGGTCGGTATCGGGCTCAATTGGGTGTTGCCGCCTGAGCCCGAAGCCTGA
- a CDS encoding ABC transporter substrate-binding protein, translating into MKATRTRLSLLAVGVFLASGHLHAAEDTSATIERLADEVFQHSTLSREEKIAELEWFAKAAEPFRGMEINTVAEGLTTHTYERDVLAKAFRELTGIELTHNIIGEGDVVQNMQTQMQSGRNIYDGYVNDSDAIGTHIRYGATVNLTEAMANEWKDYTLPTLDLDDFLGIQYTTGPDGNLYQLPDQQFANLYWFRYDWFQREDLQKQFRDIYGYDLGVPVNWTAYEDIAEFFSEHVGELDGQKVYGHMDYGRRDPSLGWRFHDSWLSMAGMGSPGVPFGNPVDDWGIRVDEQSRPVGASVSRGGATNSPASVFAVTKMVDWLRDYAPPEAQGMTFGEAGPVPAQGNIAQQIFWYTAFTADMTDPDVAVTDDEGNPKWRMAPSPTGPYWEEGMKVGYQDVGAWTFFKSTPEDRRTAAWLFAQFTVSKTVSLEKLMAGLTPIRESDIFSDQMTEMAPKLGGLVEFYRSPNESMWTPSSTNVPDYPRMAPLWWQNLSPAVSGDISPQEALDNLAGDLDNIMLRLARAKVFSTFEPKLNEERDPEYWLSQPGAPKPKLDDEMPQGKTVPYDKMMEDWMAAGTR; encoded by the coding sequence ATGAAAGCGACAAGAACGCGACTCTCTCTACTGGCCGTCGGGGTCTTCCTGGCCAGCGGCCACCTGCACGCTGCCGAGGATACCAGTGCGACCATCGAACGCCTGGCGGACGAAGTCTTCCAGCATTCGACGCTCAGCCGCGAGGAAAAGATCGCTGAGCTGGAATGGTTCGCCAAGGCGGCCGAACCCTTCCGCGGCATGGAGATCAACACCGTGGCCGAGGGGCTGACCACGCATACCTATGAACGGGATGTGCTGGCCAAGGCCTTCCGCGAACTGACCGGTATCGAGCTCACGCACAACATCATCGGCGAGGGCGATGTCGTCCAGAACATGCAGACCCAGATGCAGTCGGGGCGCAATATCTACGACGGCTACGTCAACGATTCCGACGCCATCGGTACCCATATCCGCTATGGCGCTACCGTCAACCTGACCGAGGCGATGGCCAACGAGTGGAAGGATTACACGTTGCCGACCCTGGATCTCGATGACTTCCTCGGTATCCAGTACACCACCGGGCCGGACGGCAACCTGTATCAGTTGCCCGACCAGCAGTTCGCCAACCTCTACTGGTTCCGTTACGACTGGTTCCAGCGCGAGGACCTCCAGAAGCAATTCCGCGACATCTACGGCTACGATCTGGGCGTGCCGGTCAACTGGACGGCCTATGAAGATATCGCCGAGTTCTTCAGCGAGCATGTCGGTGAGCTCGACGGCCAGAAGGTCTATGGCCACATGGACTACGGTCGTCGCGACCCGTCGCTGGGCTGGCGTTTCCACGACTCCTGGCTCTCCATGGCCGGCATGGGCAGTCCCGGCGTGCCGTTCGGCAACCCGGTCGATGACTGGGGCATTCGTGTCGACGAACAGAGTCGCCCGGTGGGGGCCAGCGTGAGCCGTGGCGGTGCTACCAACTCGCCGGCTTCGGTGTTCGCGGTGACCAAGATGGTCGACTGGCTGCGCGACTATGCGCCGCCCGAGGCCCAGGGCATGACCTTCGGCGAGGCAGGGCCGGTGCCGGCGCAGGGCAATATCGCCCAGCAGATCTTCTGGTACACCGCCTTCACTGCCGACATGACCGATCCGGATGTGGCCGTGACCGATGATGAGGGCAATCCCAAGTGGCGCATGGCGCCGTCGCCGACCGGCCCATACTGGGAAGAGGGCATGAAGGTCGGCTACCAGGACGTGGGGGCCTGGACCTTCTTCAAGTCCACTCCCGAGGATCGTCGTACCGCAGCCTGGCTGTTCGCCCAGTTCACGGTCTCCAAGACGGTGTCGCTGGAGAAGCTGATGGCCGGCCTGACGCCGATTCGCGAGTCGGATATCTTCTCCGACCAGATGACCGAGATGGCGCCGAAACTGGGCGGTCTGGTGGAGTTCTATCGCAGCCCCAACGAGTCCATGTGGACGCCGTCTTCCACCAACGTGCCCGACTATCCGCGCATGGCACCGCTGTGGTGGCAGAACCTGTCGCCTGCGGTCAGCGGCGATATCTCGCCGCAGGAAGCGCTCGATAATCTGGCCGGCGATCTCGACAACATCATGCTGCGCCTGGCACGGGCCAAGGTGTTCTCGACCTTCGAACCCAAGCTCAACGAGGAGCGTGACCCCGAGTACTGGCTCTCCCAGCCGGGCGCGCCCAAGCCCAAGCTGGACGACGAGATGCCGCAAGGGAAGACGGTTCCCTACGACAAGATGATGGAGGATTGGATGGCCGCCGGTACACGCTGA
- a CDS encoding DUF2160 domain-containing protein, which produces MEWMVWTLPTALFFTAIAAMLAGMTVWEVISPTVERRGFLPIATTRGDRFFISLLSAAYIHLIIIGFTPLSVWVALGISVLWMLILMRWG; this is translated from the coding sequence ATGGAATGGATGGTCTGGACCTTGCCCACGGCGCTGTTCTTCACCGCCATTGCGGCGATGCTGGCGGGCATGACCGTCTGGGAGGTCATCTCGCCGACGGTGGAACGCCGGGGCTTTCTGCCGATTGCCACGACGCGCGGTGATCGTTTCTTCATCTCGCTGCTCAGTGCCGCCTATATCCATTTGATCATCATCGGTTTCACCCCGCTCAGCGTCTGGGTCGCCCTGGGGATCTCGGTCCTCTGGATGCTGATACTGATGCGCTGGGGATGA
- a CDS encoding carbohydrate ABC transporter permease produces the protein MSDSMPTTPEAVRTRAATADARRRRKARPQTRRWRRGLLMAAYIVFVLLPIYWLLNLSFQTNNEILGELTLWPQNFTLDNYANIFGDANWYMGYVNSIAYVLMNMAISMVVALPAAYAFSRYKFIGDKHLFFWLLTNMMAPPAVFLLPYFQLYYTVGLFDTHVAVALAHCLFNIPLAVWILEGFMSGVPKEIDETAFIDGYSFPRFFVRIFLPMIRSGIGVTLFFLFMFSWVELLLARTLTSTQAQPIASVMTRTSTASGIDWGTLSAAGVLTIVPGILVVYFVRNHIAKGFALGRT, from the coding sequence ATGAGCGATTCCATGCCCACGACTCCGGAGGCTGTGCGCACACGGGCCGCTACTGCCGATGCCCGGCGCCGCCGCAAGGCGCGCCCCCAGACGCGACGCTGGCGTCGGGGTCTGTTGATGGCCGCCTACATCGTTTTCGTGTTGCTGCCGATCTATTGGCTGCTGAACCTGTCCTTTCAGACCAACAACGAGATTCTCGGCGAGCTGACGCTCTGGCCGCAGAATTTCACGCTCGACAACTACGCCAATATCTTCGGTGATGCCAACTGGTACATGGGTTATGTGAATTCCATCGCCTATGTGCTGATGAACATGGCCATCAGCATGGTGGTGGCATTGCCCGCCGCCTATGCGTTCAGCCGCTATAAGTTCATCGGTGACAAGCACCTGTTCTTCTGGCTGCTGACCAACATGATGGCGCCGCCGGCGGTATTTCTGCTGCCGTATTTCCAGCTCTACTACACCGTGGGGCTGTTCGATACCCATGTCGCCGTGGCGCTGGCGCATTGCCTGTTCAATATCCCGTTGGCGGTCTGGATTCTTGAAGGCTTCATGAGCGGGGTGCCCAAGGAGATTGACGAAACCGCCTTCATCGACGGTTACAGCTTCCCGCGTTTCTTCGTGCGGATCTTCTTGCCGATGATTCGTTCGGGGATCGGCGTGACCCTGTTCTTCCTGTTCATGTTCTCCTGGGTCGAGCTGCTGCTGGCTCGCACCCTGACCTCGACGCAGGCCCAGCCGATCGCTTCGGTGATGACCCGAACCTCCACGGCCTCGGGCATCGATTGGGGTACGCTTTCCGCCGCCGGTGTGCTGACCATCGTGCCGGGCATCCTGGTGGTCTATTTCGTGCGCAACCACATCGCCAAGGGCTTTGCCCTGGGCCGTACCTGA
- the mobB gene encoding molybdopterin-guanine dinucleotide biosynthesis protein B, translated as MTDGVPATLALPESPALLGIAAWSGTGKTTLLEQLLPALRQRGLRVAVIKHAHHDFDVDQPGKDSHRLRQAGATPMLVASRARIAMMLETPDREEADLAQLIEMVRPQSPDLILVEGFKAWPLPKLELYRSELGKPPRAAEDPWIKAVAAKGDAPHPPDVERLDLDDLGALVDWVAAWPLRWPDERAPRTGKA; from the coding sequence ATGACCGATGGAGTACCCGCGACACTGGCATTGCCCGAATCGCCCGCCTTGCTGGGCATCGCTGCCTGGAGCGGAACGGGCAAGACGACATTGCTCGAGCAATTGCTGCCCGCCTTGCGGCAGCGCGGCCTGCGAGTGGCAGTGATCAAGCATGCCCATCACGATTTCGACGTCGATCAACCGGGCAAGGATAGCCACCGTCTGCGTCAGGCCGGAGCGACACCGATGCTGGTGGCCTCCCGGGCGCGGATCGCGATGATGCTGGAAACCCCGGATCGCGAAGAAGCGGATCTGGCGCAACTGATCGAGATGGTGCGCCCGCAGTCGCCGGACCTGATCCTGGTGGAAGGCTTCAAGGCCTGGCCCTTGCCCAAGCTGGAATTGTACCGGAGCGAGCTGGGCAAGCCGCCGCGCGCTGCGGAGGATCCCTGGATCAAGGCCGTGGCCGCCAAGGGAGACGCGCCGCATCCGCCCGATGTCGAGCGGCTGGATCTCGACGACCTCGGTGCCCTGGTCGACTGGGTGGCGGCCTGGCCGTTACGCTGGCCCGACGAGCGTGCGCCGCGGACCGGGAAGGCATGA